A genomic region of Ignavibacteriota bacterium contains the following coding sequences:
- a CDS encoding Gfo/Idh/MocA family oxidoreductase, whose translation MNKNISRREFVKKGSMGLAAGTVFMSTTAKSYGRIIGANNAINMAVIGIRGRGSGHIEMFGNNKDVRIKYFADIDENLFPQALKEFSKIADYTPQTVWDMRKVYDDKDIDAVSIATPNHWHALASIWAAQAGKHVYVEKPSTHNVWEGRKMVEASRKYNTLIQVGFQNRSFINTQRAMKFIHEGKLGKLFLVRGLCFKRRPDIGIYPDGPMKADEKYRTNLESNDYETPYTEEYLSKVHYDMWLGPAPKKVFNRNRFHYNWHWHWDYGNGDTGNQGPHQFDVARWGLNTKDYPVKVRSFGGYYKFKSSQETPNTQTSIFEYKDGTILEFCTRGLYTNPEGIFLPDFKFSTSGQISADSKAKPITIGTLFYGTEGWMQIDGGGNWQTFFGYKNEQGPTSGDADGSYDPMNLKGSNDQSHFENFISAVKNGNRANLNCDIEEGHLSSALPIIANISYRLERELKLDGNNEKFINDKEADSMLTREYRNEYKVPEKV comes from the coding sequence ATGAATAAAAATATTTCAAGAAGAGAGTTTGTTAAAAAAGGCTCAATGGGTTTGGCGGCAGGTACCGTTTTTATGTCAACAACCGCAAAATCATACGGAAGAATTATCGGAGCAAATAACGCAATCAATATGGCGGTAATTGGAATTAGAGGAAGAGGAAGCGGTCACATTGAAATGTTCGGAAATAATAAAGACGTTAGAATAAAATATTTTGCTGATATTGATGAAAATCTTTTCCCTCAAGCGTTAAAGGAATTTTCAAAAATTGCTGATTATACTCCGCAAACTGTTTGGGATATGAGAAAAGTTTATGATGATAAAGATATTGACGCCGTAAGTATTGCTACTCCAAATCATTGGCACGCTTTAGCTTCCATTTGGGCTGCACAAGCCGGAAAACATGTTTATGTTGAAAAACCTTCCACTCATAATGTTTGGGAAGGACGAAAAATGGTTGAGGCTTCCAGAAAATATAACACTTTAATTCAAGTTGGTTTTCAAAACAGATCTTTTATAAATACTCAGCGAGCGATGAAATTTATTCACGAAGGGAAATTGGGAAAATTATTTTTGGTTCGCGGACTCTGTTTTAAAAGAAGACCGGATATTGGCATTTATCCAGATGGACCAATGAAAGCCGATGAAAAATATAGAACCAATCTTGAATCGAATGATTATGAAACTCCTTACACTGAAGAATATTTAAGTAAGGTTCATTATGATATGTGGCTTGGTCCCGCTCCTAAAAAAGTATTTAATAGAAACAGATTCCACTATAATTGGCATTGGCATTGGGATTATGGAAACGGTGATACAGGTAATCAAGGACCTCATCAATTCGACGTTGCAAGATGGGGATTGAACACAAAAGATTATCCGGTAAAAGTAAGATCATTTGGAGGTTATTATAAATTTAAATCTTCACAAGAAACTCCGAATACTCAAACATCAATTTTTGAATATAAAGACGGTACAATATTGGAATTTTGTACTAGAGGACTTTATACAAATCCAGAAGGAATATTTTTACCTGATTTTAAATTTTCAACTTCCGGACAAATATCCGCTGATTCAAAGGCAAAGCCAATTACTATTGGCACTTTATTTTATGGTACAGAAGGATGGATGCAGATTGACGGAGGTGGAAACTGGCAGACATTTTTCGGATATAAAAATGAGCAGGGACCGACTTCTGGCGATGCTGACGGTTCTTATGACCCTATGAATCTTAAGGGCTCGAATGATCAAAGTCATTTTGAAAATTTTATTAGTGCGGTTAAAAATGGTAACCGTGCAAATTTAAATTGCGATATAGAAGAAGGTCATCTATCAAGTGCATTGCCGATAATTGCCAACATATCTTATAGATTAGAACGCGAATTAAAACTTGACGGAAATAATGAAAAATTTATTAACGATAAAGAAGCGGATTCAATGTTGACCAGAGAATACAGAAATGAATATAAAGTACCGGAAAAAGTTTAA
- a CDS encoding DUF1080 domain-containing protein, which translates to MRFFLMLFFIAMIISCTCNNNFDNTIGVKLNALTEQEINDGWELMFDGKTFDGWRGIGIDSVPQGHWKIENGCIRKIKSGDVPLRPDGQPLKGGDLLTDKLYKNFEFQFEWKISEGGNSGVKYNVDEQVSISKGTSNALGFEYQVLDDSKNDDGVTPTHRSASLYDLFEAKDKILKPVGEFNSAKIIFNNNKGEHWLNGKKVVEYDLDSPEFNEAFKKSKYVNIENFTKHKIAHIVLQDHGSDCWYRNIKIKKLK; encoded by the coding sequence ATGAGATTTTTTTTGATGTTATTTTTCATTGCAATGATTATTTCATGCACTTGTAATAATAATTTTGATAATACAATTGGTGTAAAATTAAATGCGTTAACCGAACAAGAAATTAATGATGGTTGGGAATTAATGTTTGATGGAAAAACATTTGACGGTTGGCGTGGAATTGGAATTGATTCAGTTCCTCAAGGTCATTGGAAAATTGAAAATGGATGCATAAGAAAAATTAAAAGCGGTGACGTGCCGCTTAGACCGGATGGACAGCCGTTAAAAGGCGGTGATCTGTTGACAGATAAATTATATAAAAATTTTGAATTTCAATTTGAATGGAAAATCAGTGAAGGCGGAAACAGTGGGGTTAAATACAATGTTGATGAACAAGTTTCTATTTCTAAAGGAACATCGAACGCTTTGGGATTTGAATATCAAGTATTAGATGATTCTAAAAACGATGATGGTGTGACTCCTACTCATAGATCAGCGTCTTTATATGATCTTTTTGAAGCTAAAGATAAAATATTAAAACCTGTTGGAGAATTCAATTCCGCAAAAATTATTTTCAACAATAATAAAGGTGAACATTGGTTAAATGGTAAAAAAGTTGTAGAATATGATTTAGATTCACCTGAGTTTAACGAAGCATTTAAAAAAAGTAAATATGTTAATATTGAAAATTTCACCAAACATAAAATTGCGCATATCGTTTTACAGGATCATGGAAGTGATTGCTGGTACAGAAATATTAAAATAAAAAAACTTAAATAA
- a CDS encoding metallophosphoesterase family protein — protein MNFNFKNILLLNILLFVISNQFCFSQNHSDVKSVIDELVTKFYNDLTDQELEQLNEEKIISNLSEADLKILSTKYWTFDINVPATVYIMQDRSQISIPFWLESAKFVKTEMVVKNEHTIYTVWEKKFPAGKVELGINGFDKHRPHYFVSVSPQNKNDVLIISDCYPANQFISQMDIGSFTYHDWDELLLTEVPEILKGGKLLTTIRGRAREAHLIDAFRSTDYPSSVVPDQIVLTLSNDPSTSQSIQWRTNTKIKNCVVKYWVKNDSAENNFETKAEYIIIEDRLLKNDRYINHYTVELKDLKPETIYNYQIGNADNQIWSKILEFKTASKLSKPFSFIYLGDTHKSESFGQLVNYAYSNNPDVSFFSIGGDLVSTGLNRDEWDQFFKFSENVFCSKPIMPTLGNHDSQDGLGSKMYQDLFDLPKDGPEKLNPETTYSFNYENAFFLMLDVTAPIEIQTEWIENQLKNSNAKWKFVMMHFPPYSADDDYPLIQKEWCTLFDKYHVDVVFSGHVHYYLRTKPLYANKPVNSTSEGTVYLISISTKDTDKPSKKNDFTEVQFGGEYLYQLIEINGDNFNLEAVNSEGKVFDKFEIKK, from the coding sequence ATGAATTTTAATTTTAAAAACATTTTATTACTCAACATACTATTATTTGTAATCTCCAATCAATTTTGTTTTTCTCAAAATCATTCTGATGTTAAATCCGTTATTGATGAACTTGTAACAAAATTTTATAATGATTTAACAGATCAAGAATTAGAACAATTAAATGAAGAAAAGATTATTAGTAATTTAAGTGAAGCAGATTTAAAAATTCTTTCAACAAAATATTGGACATTTGATATCAATGTTCCTGCAACTGTTTATATTATGCAGGATAGATCACAAATCAGTATCCCGTTTTGGCTGGAAAGTGCGAAATTTGTTAAAACCGAAATGGTGGTTAAAAACGAACATACAATTTATACTGTTTGGGAAAAGAAATTTCCTGCAGGTAAAGTGGAATTGGGTATAAACGGTTTTGATAAACATCGGCCGCATTATTTTGTTTCTGTTTCGCCACAGAATAAAAATGATGTACTAATAATTTCTGATTGTTATCCCGCAAATCAGTTCATTTCTCAAATGGATATTGGTTCGTTTACTTACCATGATTGGGACGAACTTTTGCTGACTGAAGTTCCGGAAATCCTTAAAGGCGGAAAACTGCTTACCACAATTAGAGGAAGAGCCAGGGAAGCGCATTTAATTGACGCGTTCAGATCAACAGATTATCCTTCTTCAGTCGTGCCTGATCAAATTGTATTAACATTGAGTAATGATCCGTCAACTTCGCAGTCTATACAATGGAGGACAAATACAAAAATTAAAAATTGTGTTGTAAAATATTGGGTTAAAAATGATTCTGCAGAGAATAACTTTGAAACTAAAGCTGAATATATAATAATTGAAGACAGATTATTAAAAAATGACAGATATATAAACCATTATACGGTTGAACTAAAAGATCTTAAACCGGAAACAATTTATAATTATCAAATTGGAAATGCTGACAACCAGATTTGGAGCAAGATTTTAGAATTTAAAACAGCGTCGAAATTGTCGAAACCGTTTTCATTTATTTATTTGGGAGATACACATAAGTCAGAATCTTTTGGTCAATTGGTAAATTATGCGTACAGCAATAACCCAGATGTTTCTTTTTTTAGTATTGGCGGAGATTTAGTCAGTACCGGATTAAATAGAGACGAGTGGGATCAATTCTTTAAATTTTCCGAAAATGTATTTTGCAGTAAACCGATTATGCCTACATTGGGAAATCATGATAGTCAAGATGGATTAGGTTCAAAAATGTATCAAGATTTATTTGATTTACCTAAAGATGGTCCGGAAAAATTAAATCCGGAAACCACATATAGTTTTAATTATGAAAACGCGTTTTTTCTTATGTTGGATGTGACGGCTCCAATTGAGATTCAAACAGAATGGATAGAAAATCAGCTTAAAAATTCAAACGCAAAATGGAAATTTGTAATGATGCATTTTCCGCCTTATTCAGCTGATGACGATTATCCTTTAATTCAAAAAGAATGGTGTACACTATTTGATAAATATCACGTAGACGTTGTATTCAGCGGGCACGTTCATTATTACTTAAGAACAAAACCTCTTTATGCAAATAAGCCCGTTAACTCAACTTCTGAAGGCACAGTTTACTTAATTTCAATTTCAACAAAAGATACGGATAAACCAAGTAAGAAAAATGATTTTACTGAAGTTCAGTTTGGAGGAGAATATTTATATCAGCTGATTGAAATAAATGGAGATAATTTTAATCTAGAAGCAGTTAACAGTGAAGGCAAAGTTTTTGATAAATTTGAAATAAAAAAATAG
- a CDS encoding TIM barrel protein, producing the protein MENNFSRKEFIKLLTLTAGAACFNGCGIFSQTGENSKMKLGLVTYQWGKDWDIPTLIKNCELAEIYGVELRVEHAHGVSIELNKEQRLEVRREFADSKVRIIGMGTNQQFDYPDQTELKKSIETAKDFVKLSYDIGGSGVKVKPNGFHNEVPREKTIEQIGKSLNELGKFAEGFNQQIRLEVHGKETQELPNIKAIMDIADCKNVKVCWNSNPEDLIGKGLDYNFNLVKDRLGDTVHVRELNLNDYPYKELMRLLINKNYKGWILLECRTEPEDKVKALIDQRRYWEKLIS; encoded by the coding sequence ATGGAAAATAATTTTTCGCGTAAAGAATTTATTAAGCTTCTTACACTGACTGCTGGAGCTGCTTGTTTTAACGGCTGCGGTATTTTCTCCCAGACAGGCGAAAATTCTAAGATGAAACTTGGACTCGTTACATATCAATGGGGAAAAGATTGGGATATTCCGACATTAATTAAAAATTGTGAACTTGCGGAAATCTATGGTGTTGAGCTTAGAGTTGAACACGCGCATGGCGTTTCAATTGAACTTAACAAAGAGCAAAGATTAGAAGTTAGAAGAGAATTTGCGGATAGTAAAGTTAGAATAATAGGTATGGGAACTAATCAGCAGTTTGATTATCCTGATCAAACCGAGTTAAAAAAATCAATAGAAACCGCAAAGGATTTTGTAAAGTTAAGTTATGACATTGGCGGAAGCGGAGTTAAAGTAAAACCGAATGGATTTCATAATGAAGTTCCGCGTGAAAAAACAATTGAACAAATAGGCAAATCTTTGAATGAATTAGGGAAATTTGCGGAAGGGTTTAATCAGCAGATAAGACTTGAAGTTCATGGAAAAGAAACACAGGAACTGCCGAACATTAAAGCAATTATGGATATTGCCGATTGCAAAAACGTTAAAGTCTGTTGGAATTCAAACCCGGAAGATTTAATAGGCAAAGGTCTTGATTATAATTTTAATTTAGTTAAAGATCGATTGGGCGATACGGTTCATGTAAGGGAATTAAATCTTAATGATTATCCATATAAAGAATTAATGCGTCTTTTGATTAATAAAAATTATAAAGGCTGGATATTATTGGAATGCAGAACGGAACCGGAAGATAAAGTTAAAGCGTTAATCGATCAAAGACGTTACTGGGAAAAATTAATTTCATAA
- a CDS encoding T9SS type A sorting domain-containing protein, translating into MKMLNRFYSMLIFIFLISANFTFSQEVGDILWEDHFEDMSDTAMHNDVGWFYYSENDGLMNAIVKQADGKAFLQTGNFANFVGAVVASSNGVSFLNEDDEEATHKALIEENKGQPNQEITFNVNFKKITNSFFAVSMRLVQRDTSESLPDSDPTHEGSYVLFFSPLTDQITLSRVLGDVEGGDEGGAQYDFLNPAQWQHFAATTDFDLELNVNYWVKFYAYNGDLKMKIWEGELGDEEATWFLEGTDPSPRVSGSFTMFSIISSDPSVTDQVEIDDVVARLVGEPVGVEDNINQLPLNFELKNNYPNPFNPTTNIEFNLSKAGHTMLKIYSITGELVRTLVDKDIQAGEHILIFNGKNDSGRELVSGMYIYELSNGSNISAKKMFLLK; encoded by the coding sequence ATGAAGATGTTAAACCGTTTTTACAGTATGTTGATTTTTATTTTTTTAATTTCTGCTAATTTTACTTTTTCACAGGAAGTTGGAGACATTCTTTGGGAAGATCATTTTGAAGATATGTCAGATACTGCAATGCACAACGATGTCGGCTGGTTTTACTACAGTGAAAACGACGGCTTGATGAACGCGATTGTAAAACAAGCTGATGGTAAAGCTTTTCTTCAGACCGGCAATTTTGCGAACTTTGTCGGAGCTGTAGTTGCGTCAAGTAATGGCGTTTCTTTCTTAAATGAAGATGATGAAGAAGCAACACATAAAGCACTTATTGAAGAAAATAAAGGTCAGCCTAATCAGGAAATAACCTTTAATGTAAATTTTAAGAAAATTACAAATTCGTTTTTTGCTGTAAGCATGCGCTTAGTTCAAAGAGATACTTCTGAGTCATTACCTGATTCTGATCCGACACATGAAGGATCATATGTTTTATTCTTTAGTCCTTTAACAGATCAAATCACTTTATCAAGAGTGTTGGGTGACGTTGAAGGAGGCGATGAGGGAGGAGCACAATACGATTTCTTAAATCCTGCACAATGGCAGCATTTTGCAGCTACAACTGATTTTGATCTTGAATTAAACGTAAATTATTGGGTTAAGTTCTACGCATATAACGGCGATTTAAAAATGAAAATATGGGAAGGTGAACTTGGTGATGAAGAAGCAACTTGGTTCTTGGAAGGCACTGATCCAAGTCCGAGAGTTTCAGGATCATTTACAATGTTCAGCATAATTTCATCAGACCCTTCAGTTACAGATCAAGTTGAAATAGACGATGTTGTTGCAAGATTAGTTGGTGAACCGGTTGGTGTTGAAGATAACATTAACCAATTACCATTGAACTTTGAACTAAAAAACAATTACCCAAATCCATTTAATCCTACAACAAATATTGAATTTAATTTGTCAAAAGCTGGTCACACCATGTTGAAAATTTACTCAATAACTGGTGAATTAGTCAGAACATTAGTAGATAAAGATATACAAGCCGGCGAGCACATACTAATATTTAATGGAAAAAATGATTCCGGCAGAGAACTCGTAAGTGGAATGTACATTTATGAATTATCTAACGGTTCAAACATTTCTGCAAAGAAAATGTTTTTGTTAAAATAA
- a CDS encoding PorV/PorQ family protein: protein MKLKLSILAIILLITSQNYLAQKKKAGQSGMTYLAISLGARESAMGNASVASVNGTQGLFYNPAVLTNIEGFGFSMNHVSWIADTRLYAFGAAYDFQDYGALGIDLVYMDYGQIIGTKRVDKSIDDRGFIITGDLSISDYAVGLAYAYPVNDVFSFGVKYKFIHENLGNAEIAVKEIDRENGIYEYETREWQINHWGFDFGGYYKVGFKDLTIGVAFQNFSTDMKYWTEVFQLPLVLRMGLAMDLMKLFENGHSDFQINTAMDVLHPIDYTERVHLGTEIVYKEIFALRSGYKFNYDVEDFSFGIGVKFDLQGYKGSFDYSYTHAQFFESINRFSINFNF from the coding sequence ATGAAATTAAAATTATCGATATTGGCAATTATTTTACTTATTACATCGCAAAATTATTTAGCGCAAAAGAAAAAAGCAGGTCAAAGCGGTATGACGTATTTAGCCATAAGTCTTGGCGCAAGAGAAAGCGCAATGGGCAATGCCAGTGTAGCAAGCGTTAACGGTACTCAAGGATTATTTTATAATCCCGCTGTTTTGACCAACATTGAAGGATTCGGCTTTTCAATGAATCATGTATCTTGGATTGCCGATACAAGGTTATATGCATTTGGAGCAGCTTATGATTTTCAAGACTACGGTGCACTTGGTATTGATTTGGTATATATGGATTATGGTCAAATCATAGGAACTAAAAGAGTCGATAAAAGTATAGATGATAGAGGATTTATAATTACAGGTGATTTATCAATTTCGGATTATGCGGTAGGGTTAGCTTATGCTTATCCTGTAAATGATGTTTTTTCTTTTGGTGTAAAGTATAAATTCATTCACGAAAATTTGGGGAATGCCGAAATTGCCGTTAAGGAAATAGATAGAGAAAATGGAATTTATGAATATGAAACAAGAGAGTGGCAAATAAATCATTGGGGATTTGACTTTGGCGGATACTATAAAGTTGGATTTAAAGATTTGACAATTGGCGTTGCGTTTCAAAATTTTTCCACTGATATGAAATACTGGACTGAAGTGTTTCAGCTGCCTTTGGTTTTGAGAATGGGTTTGGCAATGGATTTAATGAAATTATTTGAAAACGGCCACTCTGATTTTCAAATCAATACTGCTATGGATGTGCTTCATCCAATTGATTATACAGAAAGAGTTCACTTAGGGACTGAAATTGTATATAAAGAAATATTTGCTTTACGTTCCGGGTATAAATTTAATTATGATGTTGAAGATTTCAGTTTTGGAATTGGAGTAAAATTTGATCTTCAAGGTTATAAAGGAAGTTTTGATTATAGTTACACACATGCACAGTTTTTCGAAAGTATTAATCGCTTTAGCATAAATTTTAATTTTTAG
- a CDS encoding TonB-dependent receptor produces MKQIITFLLLVFTFTSTVFSSTTGKIRGTVIDAVTGEPLIGVNISLKGTNLGAATNINGVFIILRVPPGVYDVEASMIGYKSSIFTKVNVEVDRTINLDFKLQQDVIQSEEVVITAKKELVKLDVSASETNIQANEIKELPFASRVEDIIGMQAGVQGNLVEGDLQIRAGDASEVNVLVDGYSTVDNKMAKVSFPINKGSIQEIKVLRGGYNAEYGEARSGVINIVTKSPSDEIHLALDYQFEPAGLRHDGPNYYNPSVYWPYRLYDGPNSDSASYLVRYEGITPDTVKWEGWKAYSDRLLNDNNPDNDLTPTEARELWKWRHRPVKYGNLPGHNLDLTFSGGTDALPWHLNALAGIKYINRPFTYPQAQDSYLENGFSLKLVNRLGDNTHLTISGITSNVNTVSRDDANSSWSNEIKISYDGGNFDPFYFFNKPQVNYTTTLVGLNLIQVFSPTLYTEVDANYFSAKWDTERYPNSTAEDGKYFHGRLYYDPQSGFIPLDLGANDDITGNRMYGRANTVDNSNSDRFTIKMAMVNQFHPAHELKTGLEFKLNHLIEDRVHMHNDDPAQLFVWGYDVSPIELSAYVQDKIEFYGMVANVGLRFDYYSTNGELPDVTRTLDYATNLDVLNAFLDGTFPKNSPSDKFYVSPRIGISFPITTNSKVYFNYGHFVQMPRTEAMYSTTAHYNFRLQWLGNSNLGYQKSYNFELGYDQNVYDWLQLHIGAFYKDYSDVESGIVFAHSDQSIVLESSVQREYREVRGLDIEIRKSTGRFLTGFFNFNITQKSVSDLEVPNISQIPVITDNPAIGIDGELRGVPRALQEELTPYGRGVVILTAPEDWGPRIMDYPILHKTMLSFSLFYQGPVLVEHPDEDFRIQHPNVKFYTIPYFSSNLRISRNFDIRSIFDLEFYFDISNLVVSQYRTAIPNSKDYYDDLYANGKTDEVGSENVSNKNILRTESKVLYQGQHRTYIFGIRVNL; encoded by the coding sequence ATGAAGCAAATAATTACTTTTTTATTACTTGTTTTCACATTTACATCTACTGTTTTCTCTTCAACAACAGGCAAAATTCGAGGTACCGTAATTGACGCGGTTACCGGCGAACCATTAATCGGCGTAAATATTTCACTTAAAGGAACAAATTTAGGCGCCGCTACAAATATTAATGGCGTATTTATTATTCTAAGAGTTCCTCCTGGTGTTTACGATGTTGAAGCAAGCATGATTGGATATAAATCCTCAATTTTTACAAAAGTGAATGTAGAAGTCGATAGAACAATAAACCTTGACTTTAAACTACAGCAAGATGTAATTCAAAGCGAAGAAGTTGTTATAACGGCAAAAAAGGAATTGGTTAAATTAGATGTATCTGCTTCCGAAACAAATATTCAAGCCAATGAAATTAAAGAATTGCCTTTTGCAAGCAGAGTTGAAGATATTATTGGAATGCAGGCTGGAGTGCAGGGAAATTTGGTTGAAGGTGATTTACAGATAAGGGCAGGCGACGCATCCGAAGTGAACGTACTAGTCGATGGTTATTCCACTGTTGATAATAAGATGGCAAAAGTTTCATTTCCAATAAATAAGGGAAGTATTCAAGAAATTAAAGTACTTCGCGGAGGATATAACGCTGAATATGGAGAAGCTCGTTCAGGTGTAATAAATATTGTTACAAAATCTCCAAGTGATGAAATTCACCTTGCTTTGGATTACCAATTTGAACCGGCCGGATTGCGGCATGATGGCCCTAATTATTATAATCCATCGGTATATTGGCCATATAGACTGTATGACGGACCCAATTCCGATTCAGCTTCTTACTTAGTAAGGTATGAAGGAATTACACCGGATACGGTTAAATGGGAAGGCTGGAAAGCATACTCGGATAGATTATTAAATGATAATAATCCCGATAATGATTTAACTCCAACTGAAGCACGAGAATTATGGAAATGGAGACATAGACCAGTTAAGTACGGAAACTTACCTGGGCATAATCTGGATTTGACTTTCAGCGGCGGAACCGATGCTTTACCTTGGCATTTAAATGCGCTTGCAGGCATAAAATATATTAACCGTCCTTTTACATATCCTCAAGCACAGGATAGTTATCTTGAAAACGGATTTTCCTTAAAATTAGTTAATAGGCTCGGCGATAATACTCATCTAACAATTTCCGGTATAACGTCAAATGTAAATACTGTTTCTCGCGATGATGCAAACAGTTCATGGAGCAACGAAATAAAAATATCATATGACGGCGGAAATTTTGATCCGTTTTATTTCTTCAACAAACCGCAAGTTAATTATACAACTACACTTGTCGGGTTAAATTTAATACAAGTATTTTCACCTACTCTTTATACAGAAGTTGACGCAAATTACTTTAGCGCAAAATGGGATACTGAGCGTTATCCTAATTCAACAGCAGAGGACGGAAAATATTTTCACGGAAGATTATATTATGATCCTCAATCGGGATTTATTCCGCTCGATTTAGGCGCAAATGACGATATAACTGGCAACAGAATGTACGGCAGGGCAAATACTGTTGATAATTCAAATAGTGATAGATTTACTATTAAAATGGCAATGGTAAACCAATTTCATCCGGCACATGAATTAAAAACCGGATTGGAATTTAAATTAAATCATCTTATTGAAGACAGAGTTCATATGCATAATGACGATCCAGCCCAGTTATTTGTTTGGGGATATGACGTTTCTCCAATTGAACTTAGCGCATATGTTCAAGATAAAATTGAATTTTATGGAATGGTTGCTAATGTTGGACTACGATTTGACTATTATTCCACAAATGGAGAACTGCCCGATGTAACAAGAACTTTGGATTACGCTACTAATCTTGATGTCTTAAATGCATTTTTAGATGGAACATTTCCTAAAAATTCGCCCTCTGATAAATTTTATGTAAGTCCAAGAATTGGAATTTCATTTCCAATTACTACAAATAGTAAAGTATATTTTAATTACGGTCATTTTGTTCAGATGCCAAGAACCGAAGCAATGTATTCTACAACCGCTCATTATAATTTTAGACTGCAATGGTTAGGAAATTCAAATTTGGGTTATCAGAAATCTTATAATTTCGAACTTGGTTATGATCAAAATGTTTATGATTGGCTTCAGCTTCACATTGGCGCGTTCTATAAAGATTATTCTGATGTTGAAAGCGGAATTGTTTTCGCGCATTCCGATCAGAGTATTGTACTTGAATCATCTGTTCAACGTGAGTATAGGGAAGTAAGAGGACTCGATATAGAAATAAGAAAATCTACGGGTAGATTTTTAACCGGATTTTTCAATTTCAACATTACGCAAAAAAGCGTAAGCGATCTTGAAGTTCCGAATATAAGTCAGATTCCCGTAATTACAGATAATCCCGCAATCGGAATTGACGGAGAACTGAGAGGAGTTCCGCGGGCTCTTCAAGAGGAATTAACTCCATACGGCAGAGGTGTAGTAATTTTAACAGCTCCAGAAGATTGGGGTCCAAGAATTATGGATTATCCAATTTTACACAAAACAATGTTAAGTTTTAGTCTTTTTTATCAAGGACCGGTATTAGTTGAACATCCGGATGAGGACTTTAGAATCCAGCATCCAAATGTTAAATTTTACACAATTCCATATTTCAGCTCAAATTTAAGGATTAGCAGAAATTTTGATATTAGAAGCATTTTTGATCTCGAATTTTACTTTGATATTAGCAATTTGGTTGTAAGCCAATACAGAACGGCAATTCCGAATTCAAAAGATTATTATGACGACCTATATGCAAATGGAAAAACAGATGAAGTTGGAAGTGAAAATGTTTCGAATAAAAATATTTTGAGAACTGAAAGTAAAGTTTTATATCAAGGACAACACAGAACATATATTTTTGGAATAAGGGTAAATTTATAA